From the genome of Leishmania panamensis strain MHOM/PA/94/PSC-1 chromosome 4 sequence, one region includes:
- a CDS encoding spermidine synthase, putative (TriTrypDB/GeneDB-style sysID: LpmP.04.0540): MPGPGLLSDGWFREKSSMWPGQAQGLKVEKVLYDQPTEFQHLTVFESDPKGPWGTVMALDGAIQLTDYDEFVYHEMLANLSLTCHHKPERVLVIGGGDGGVVREVLRHKSEKEGIVQSVELVDIDGAVIEQSKRHFPQIACGLANPCVTAMVGDGVAFVGNAPDNVYDVVIIDTTDPEGPASELFGAEFYKNVRRILRPGGIVCNQGESIWLHRPLIEKMMSFLKKDIGFTTVKYAMIYTPTYPCGSIGTLVCAKSVDTDLTVPRRPVESLGFADELKYYSSDMHRAAFVLPRFAAYLNE, from the coding sequence aTGCCGGGCCCAGGTCTTTTATCTGATGGTTGGTTCCGTGAGAAGAGCTCCATGTGGCCTGGGCAGGCGCAGGGGCtcaaggtggagaaggtgctgtACGACCAGCCCACGGAATTCCAGCACCTGACAGTTTTCGAGTCCGACCCGAAGGGACCGTGGGGCACCGTCATGGCACTTGACGGCGCCATCCAGCTCACTGACTATGACGAGTTCGTCTACCATGAGATGCTTGCGAACCTGTCGCTGACGTGCCATCACAAGCCAGAACGCGTTCTGGTCattggcggtggcgatggcggtgtcgtgcgcgaggtgctgcgccacaagagcgagaaggagggcATTGTACAGTCTGTCGAGCTCGTTGACATTGACGGCGCCGTGATTGAGCAAAGCAAACGGCACTTCCCGCAGATCGCTTGCGGCCTCGCGAACCCGTGCGTGACGGCGATGGTGGGCGACGGTGTCGCCTTTGTAGGCAACGCGCCGGATAACGTGTACGATGTCGTCATCATCGACACAACGGACCCTGAGGGGCCGGCGTCGGAGCTGTTTGGCGCGGAATTCTACAAGAACGTTCGTCGCATTCTGCGGCCCGGCGGCATCGTATGCAACCAGGGCGAGTCCATCTGGCTGCACCGCCCGCTGATAGAGAAGATGATGAGTTTCCTGAAGAAGGACATCGGCTTTACCACCGTCAAGTACGCGATGATCTACACCCCAACGTACCCGTGCGGCAGCATCGGCACACTCGTCTGCGCTAAGTCTGTCGACACGGACTTGACAGTGCCGAGGAGACCGGTGGAGTCGCTCGGGTTTGCCGACGAGCTTAAGTACTACAGCAGTGACATGCACCGGGCAGCGTTCGTGCTGCCGCGCTTCGCGGCGTACCTGAACGAGTAG
- a CDS encoding hypothetical protein (TriTrypDB/GeneDB-style sysID: LpmP.04.0550), producing MSWFKRERPTAPIHIPDPRRPSLSFVFKSPEVLCSSLLMAVSYYFLIVVTGSASIDGPEGLWQTFGRKSRTRLQSRASALLPDSPLVMSFDMVMAILCIFTVNSLLAACSRVLATEQRRVEEEAQAAWRAAVTNPETRHEQLEKDAQKLAEKVKLWQENDERRKTGQTVRRERIKKLDVMADEVLTNIIIIISVALSLGVAYSIATQPPNQIRGLGMGGMLIVLIGGIVVCGLDRYLNSMRHYCNYVNLLCIASLLVLAARASVLAK from the coding sequence ATGAGCTGGTTCAAGCGGGAGCGCCCGACGGCGCCGATCCACATCCCTGACCCCCGTCGCCCATCCCTTTCCTTCGTCTTCAAGTCTCCTGAGGTCTTATGCagctcgctgctgatggcagTCAGCTACTACTTCCTTATAGTAGTCACCGGGAGCGCGTCGATAGACGGTCCCGAGGGACTCTGGCAGACGTTTGGCCGAAAGAGCCGTACCCGCCTGCAGAGCCGCgcgtcggcgttgctgccAGATTCTCCGCTGGTTATGAGTTTCGACATGGTGATGGCGATTCTGTGCATCTTCACCGTGAATAGTCTcctcgccgcctgcagccGAGTCCTGGCgacggagcagcgccgcgtagaggaggaggcccaGGCGGCGTGGAGGGCGGCAGTCACGAACCCTGAAACACGCCATGAACAGCTCGAAAAAGATGCGCAGAAGCTCGCTGAGAAGGTCAAGCTCTGGCAAGAAAACGACGAGCGTCGCAAGACTGGCCAGACTGTCCGCCGCGAGCGCATCAAGAAGCTCGACGTCATGGCGGACGAAGTGCTGACAaacatcatcatcatcatctcaGTCGCCCTGAGCCTTGGAGTCGCCTACTCGATCGCCACGCAGCCGCCGAACCAAATTCGCGGTTTGGGCATGGGCGGGATGCTGATAGTTCTGATCGGCGGCATCGTCGTCTGCGGACTTGACCGCTACCTCAACAGCATGCGACACTACTGCAACTACGTGAATTTGCTCTGTATAGCTtccctgctggtgctggccGCCCGCGCAAGCGTGTTAGCCAAGTGA
- a CDS encoding hypothetical protein (TriTrypDB/GeneDB-style sysID: LpmP.04.0570), protein MPSSSSSGNNHVGSATPPPLTPEEKAARDVRLQREHESYIRGIATMRSLPRLRSTIAGAGGKTNTITRIAEEREEVRQQHLRAAAAAAADLLLRRQAHQEKVKKLESSQAKKRNRRAAKKLKKKQRLEEELRNRLDSDDSASSSSSSSSSKPSSSDSDSDGEKD, encoded by the coding sequence ATGCCGAGCTCTTCTTCCAGCGGCAACAACCACGTTGGCAgcgcgacgccaccgccgctaaCGCCGGAGGAGAAAGCAGCTCGAGATGTGCGGCTACAGCGCGAGCATGAATCGTACATCCGCGGCATCGCGACGAtgcgctcgctgccgcgACTTCGGTCCACCATTGCAGGCGCAGGCGGTAAGACGAACACCATCACGCGCATTGCAGAGGAGcgtgaggaggtgcgccagcagcacctccgcgccgcggccgccgcagcagcggatctgctgctgcgtcgtcaGGCGCATCAGGAGAAGGTCAAGAAGCTCGAAAGCTCacaggcgaagaagcgcaaccgccgcgccgcgaagaagctgaagaaaaaacagcgactcgaagaagagctgcgcaaTCGGCTGGACTCAGACGACTCTGcttcgtcatcgtcgtcgtcgtcgtcgtcgaaACCATCCTCGAGCGACTcggacagcgacggcgagaaGGACTGA
- a CDS encoding hypothetical protein (TriTrypDB/GeneDB-style sysID: LpmP.04.0580), translating into MQQQRRLCPLSSVSSPKPPSRTGQAEVKNDGGRVDGKHNASDMHCYGAPHADEEHVIQASTYALWEQLYTPARVPLTVERLLYLRLSAKGNGENNEDRSRQYCADDLQWARLLFGEIAAQSDVSAPSVPMVPSTASAMAESPHENCQNEREEEPQRARKGSMPDGASSVAAKPTEQGASAEVEQVPVPTALRAPCAFSDSPLDVHPGWKADAAALVQVPPQLKEQHHQESLANSTKAAEPAQQHVAQTCTNAQSASGVGGGQVSIPRRAVTPLSHPGTVSAPTSLPSLLSSVQRPSDSSRGVDHGEGGGAILLQPCRGCAMPAASPPDWVLPSSTSVVSFPSASPVPASDAAAVEDRIKKATAAPMSLERDDSNDCGDGNEEVEPRDDTCLVEVASAAPAQHMHTRSTPVDAMRADEEDRRDGPGGDGVCSPPLGHSAFRGGDEEGRGAADDEQAHTVAPQDESAEISGAWEIATTTTTPSRLHHQCHHRSSHDTDPCTEGCRRDNEEGTKHTGGGEEKDDDAGFLSLTTSPLTGAPEQRRSCPVGGSYAKLPTPSPGRIGMLVGTRPALPVSALLCSLKRNEEDGRQLDSPTRHRIATKVSTSISPVTDLDGLVLSPPRRQQMRLQLQRCCPRQLSEGGDMEYSDLTSVPESQSPPPASSAPSLTSLADSGAGATDELRAGGHAADAAVMRDSPRRETHANNKREAAAAATAKENDAEPWDATALDLPMDEPCSAEADEDNGARCDGGLVASVTVRVMNERVRGDDESEERGVGTPASMVSVSRQQPSLARPDGGAEPQGVHDEGHAVCGPSSGAKAGSNDGERAARTANAVLVSPSSTSPSPPHVNHESFWSPKHSEDPQQRHQQLSLPEVTAARRSVSSMDFRWADEADSVLRRQQQRLRSLQAVRTATLAGSDVRRSPSTNQCSPGDGPRHYVPLSQDGGSVQGSQDGNGARRAQLYGGSETSYSVSPQPQEPRAYNYSEKLVMRSEATRVETVASRTDGSGIATELREVASSSHRSGKSEEWACLSISRSDERLAAVAAATAVDDAPVLRTDRLPQQQQQQPSPRHAGVKRQRENHGGNDDSSDAARARRSPAPSCVPVYNQTTKEKGNCSGDGQPVQHRHRADDRVRGRQRLRGDVVVTTTTRMISSPSPANVFALPRTITADPAAPIAAPPFTTMTTPLAGPSLSRLRTVTVNSVDAPPAAQAQKTAKGKSTRVGVASSAIITAPPLPRKNASSRAHKNAPRAARRPPSLVALKKQRDTE; encoded by the coding sequence atgcagcagcagcggcgtctctGTCCGCTCTCTTCCGTATCCTCACCGAAGCCCCCTTCACGGACAGGGCAAGCCGAGGTGAAAAACGACGGCGGTCGCGTGGACGGCAAGCACAATGCCAGCGACATGCACTGCTACGGCGCACCACACGCTGATGAAGAACACGTGATACAGGCGAGCACGTACGCGCTCTGGGAGCAGCTCTACACTCCAGCTAGAGTCCCCCTCACCGTAGAGCGCCTCTTGTACCTCCGCCTATCCGCGAAGGGCAACGGCGAGAACAACGAGGATCGTAGCCGCCAGTATTGTGCCGATGATCTGCAGTGGGCCAGGTTGCTCTTCGGAGAAATCGCCGCCCAGTCCGACGTCTCCGCTCCATCAGTGCCGATGGTGCCGTCGACTGCATCGGCGATGGCAGAGTCTCCCCATGAAAACTGCCAAaatgagagggaggaagagccgCAGCGGGCCCGGAAAGGGAGCATGCCCGACGGCGCATCGAGCGTCGCTGCCAAACCCACCGAGCAAGGCGCCTccgcagaggtggagcaggTGCCAGTGCCGAccgcgctgcgtgcgccaTGCGCCTTCTCCGACTCGCCGTTGGATGTACATCCAGGTTGGAAGGCGGACGCCGCTGCACTAGTCcaggtgccgccgcagctgaaggagcagCATCACCAAGAGTCGCTAGCGAACTCAACGAAGGCTGCGGAgccggcacagcagcacgtggCACAGACCTGTACCAACGCTCAATCGGCCAGTGGCGTGGGTGGCGGACAGGTCTCCATACCGCGGAGAGCTGTCACCCCCCTATCTCACCCTGGCACTGTCTCAGCGCCGACATCTCtgccctctctgctctcATCGGTGCAGCGCCCCTCTGACAGCAGCCGAGGTGTCGACcatggcgaaggcggcggcgctatTTTGTTGCAGCCCTGCCGAGGATGTGCCAtgcccgccgcctcgccgcctgACTGGGTGTTACCCTCCTCTACATCGGTCGTCTCGTTCCCATCCGCGTCGCCGGTGCCTGCAtccgacgccgctgcggtggaggaCAGAATTAAGAAAGCCACGGCGGCCCCCATGAGCCTTGAGCGGGACGACAGCAATGATTGCGGCGACGGGAACGAGGAGGTCGAACCCCGTGACGACACATGTTTGGTGGAAGTGGCATCGGCCGCCCCGGCgcagcacatgcacacgcgaTCCACGCCCGTGGACGCCATGAGAGCGGACGAGGAAGACAGGCGCGACGGTCCTGGTGGCGATGGAGTCTGCAGTCCTCCGTTGGGGCATTCCGCATTCAGGGGCGGTGACGAGGagggccgcggcgccgctgatgaTGAACAAGCACATACAGTCGCACCACAGGATGAGTCAGCGGAGATCTCCGGCGCATGGGAaattgccaccaccactaccacacCCAGTCGACTTCACCACcagtgccaccaccgcagctcgCACGACACGGACCCGTGCACAGAAGGGTGCAGGCGTGACAACGAAGAGGGCACGAAACACacaggaggcggcgaagagaaagacgaCGATGCAGGGTTTCTGTCCCTCACCACATCTCCATTAACTGGAGCTcctgagcagcggcgctcgtGTCCTGTAGGGGGCAGCTATGCGAAGCTTCCGACGCCATCGCCAGGGCGGATTGGGATGCTGGTGGGCACAAGGCCCGCTCTCCCCgtgtcagcgctgctgtgtaGCCTCAAGAGAAATGAAGAGGATGGACGCCAGCTCGACTCGCCGACGCGCCACAGGATTGCCACCAAGGTGTCGACCTCGATAAGCCCGGTCACAGACCTTGACGGACTCGTCCTCAGTCCaccgcgccggcagcagATGCGgcttcagctgcagcgctgttgtCCTCGTCAACTGAGTGAAGGGGGTGACATGGAGTACTCCGACCTCACTTCAGTGCCTGAATCGcagtcgccaccgcctgccTCCTCAGCCCCCTCTCTGACTAGTTTGGCGGACAGCGGTGCGGGTGCCACAGACGAGCTCCGCGCTGGGGGCCACGCAGCAGACGCTGCCGTGATGCGCGATTCGCCACGGCGGGAGACTCACGCAaacaacaaaagagaggcggcggcggcggctacGGCGAAGGAAAACGACGCTGAGCCGTGGGACGCCACAGCCCTGGATTTGCCTATGGATGAGCCTTGCTCTGCAGAAGCTGATGAAGACAACGGGGCCAGGTGTGATGGAGGCCTGGTGGCATCTGTCACCGTTAGAGTGATGAACGAGCGTGTTCGCGGCGATGACGAGAGCGAGGAAAGGGGTGTGGGAACGCCGGCGTCCATGGTTTCTGTGTCGCGCCAGCAGCCTTCTCTCGCGCGGcccgacggcggcgcagagccGCAAGGTGTCCATGATGAAGGCCATGCGGTGTGTGGGCCATCAAGCGGAGCGAAGGCGGGGAGCAACGATGGAGAAAGAGCGGCGCGTACGGCAAACGCTGTCcttgtctccccctcctcgaccTCGCCTTCACCACCCCATGTGAACCACGAATCATTCTGGTCACCAAAGCATAGTGAAGACCCACAGCAACGTCATCAGCAGCTCTCTCTGCCCGAGGTCACGGCGGCACGGCGCTCAGTCTCCAGCATGGACTTCCGGTGGGCTGACGAGGCCGATAGTGTTTTGCgtcggcaacagcagcggctacGCTCGCTGCAGGCAGTGAGGACCGCAACGCTTGCCGGCAGCGATGTGCGTCGCAGCCCGAGTACAAACCAGTGCAGCCCAGGCGACGGCCCTCGGCACTACGTCCCGCTCTCTCAAGATGGCGGGAGCGTCCAAGGTAGCCAGGATGGGAACGGCGCAAGACGGGCACAGCTGTACGGAGGCTCAGAGACATCGTACAGCGTCTCGCCTCAGCCACAGGAACCCAGAGCGTACAACTACTCCGAAAAGTTGGTGATGAGATCAGAAGCCACTAGGGTTGAAACAGTGGCGTCGCGCactgacggcagcggcatcgcgaCAGAGCTGAGGGAAGTTGCGTCCTCATCACACCGTTCGGGCAAAAGCGAAGAGTGGGCGTGCCTCAGCATCAGTCGCAGTGACGAGAGACTTGCGGCAGtagccgcagcaacagcggtagATGACGCGCCAGTGCTGCGCACAGACCGACTGCcccaacaacagcaacagcagccgtCGCCTCGCCACGCTGGTGTTAAGCGACAGCGCGAGAACCACGGCGGCAatgacgacagcagcgacgcagcgcgTGCTCGACGCtcgccggcgccgtcgtgTGTGCCAGTGTATAACCagacaacgaaagaaaagggtaactgcagcggtgacggtCAGCCAGTCCAGCACCGACACCGAGCTGACGATCGCGTTCGCGGACGTCAGCGTCTGCGAGGGGACGTGGTTGTGACAACCACCACGAGGATGATTTCGAGCCCCTCACCGGCGAATGTATTCGCGCTTCCGCGTACCATCACCGCGGATCCTGCGGCACCCATCGCCGCTCCGCCATTCACCACCATGACAACCCCCCTTGCAGGCCCGTCGCTTTCGCGGCTGCGTACGGTTACTGTGAACTCTGTCGATGCCCCTCCAGCTGCTCAGGCTCAGAAAACCGCGAAAGGAAAGTCCACTCGTGTTGGGGTGGCATCATCTGCAATCATTACTGCACCCCCGCTTCCACGCAAGAATgcgagcagcagagcacacAAGAATGCGCCACGTGCGGCGCGCCGTCCGCCTTCCCTCGTGGCCTTGAAGAAGCAGCGAGATACAGAATAa
- a CDS encoding hypothetical protein (TriTrypDB/GeneDB-style sysID: LpmP.04.0590), protein MSDEREQAIALLRDLRATATPKFVDSGEALTYLVYKDEALEKAITFLSPAYVKTTPESMQSLRVNHERLANTAIERIFDTHTQVLRSKLAEAEKVADMWKRVALFRGAEEGNSVRHITSAEPALCAPGRVSVSSQVCSTQVGVAATESKTSVPPCALVCEAVREWLADWNLKVQCLVNEKVELWCLSQRCLITHLRINRHEHEVGRPFFGGSLKVLGRRSSARPAPRKINNARLSNGKASCMESGEKSEQGAFAPTVDAPGENLVKSSTVSSQHAAASSVSTPSLPNPGTHLPRGAPSDSPLYVMQTIFLKARTTQLSGNQRTSTSGSPVGPLPHLPHI, encoded by the coding sequence atGAGCGATGAAAGAGAACAAGCgatagcgctgctgcgagacCTTAGAGCGACTGCAACCCCAAAATTTGTGGACAGTGGCGAGGCACTCACATACCTGGTGTACAAAGATGAGGCTCTTGAAAAGGCAATTACATTTCTGAGCCCGGCGTACGTTAAGACCACCCCAGAGAGCATGCAGTCGCTGCGCGTCAATCATGAGCGACTTGCGAACACCGCTATCGAGCGCATATTTgatacacatacacaagtGCTGCGGTCAAAGCTTGCCGAAGCTGAGAAAGTGGCGGACATGTGGAAAAGGGTTGCTCTGTTCAGAGGCGCTGAGGAGGGAAATTCCGTGCGCCACATCACCTCTGCAGAGCCGGCTCTCTGTGCTCCCGGGCGTGTCTCCGTCAGCTCGCAAGTCTGCAGCACACAGGTAGGCGTAGCTGCAACCGAGAGCAAGACGAGTGTGCCACCGTGTGCGTTGGTCTGCGAGGCAGTACGGGAATGGCTAGCAGACTGGAACCTGAAAGTGCAGTGTCTTGTAAATGAAAAAGTAGAGCTCTGGTGCTTGTCGCAGCGTTGCCTCATCACTCATCTGCGGATAAACCGGCATGAGCATGAAGTTGGACGTCCTTTCTTTGGTGGCAGCCTGAAGGTGCTGGGTAGGCGAAGCTCAGCACGCCCTGCACCTCGCAAGATCAATAATGCACGGTTGAGCAACGGAAAGGCTTCGTGTATGGAGAGTGGGGAAAAAAGTGAACAAGGTGCATTCGCACCCACGGTCGATGCGCCAGGTGAAAATCTTGTGAAGAGCTCGACCGTTTCTTCCCAGCATGCTGCCGCTTCCAGTGTGTCGACGCCCAGTCTCCCTAACCCTGGTACTCATTTGCCTCGGGGTGCTCCGTCTGACTCACCATTGTACGTTATGCAGACCATCTTCTTGAAAGCACGCACGACACAACTCAGCGGCAACCAGCGGACCTCGACATCGGGCAGCCCAGTAGGTCCACTGCCTCACCTACCACACATATGA
- a CDS encoding hypothetical protein (TriTrypDB/GeneDB-style sysID: LpmP.04.0600) produces the protein MTMNFGNMTLGGAMATFGGQSNPMCNYTSPLAKKFVYKEVGKVYYPLRRHVFRTKVRTAAEIRFNEIVKRYMKDKMTFKKGCYAATITNTVELDHMGSIIPKDEYEVKRLTSYMTSKKMSNDYKKHMQELWTRVLFVCESTNLVGATENAANQNSRPGTDEEFMSLIWYSSFFTTLIAFVVTLIVWWYRYGQAPQYAEFK, from the coding sequence ATGACGATGAATTTTGGTAATATGACCCTCGGGGGGGCCATGGCCACCTTCGGGGGTCAGTCAAACCCAATGTGTAACTACACAAGCCCACTGGCGAAGAAGTTCGTGTACAAGGAGGTCGGGAAGGTGTACTACCCGCTCCGCCGTCACGTGTTCCGCACCAAGGttcgcactgctgccgaaATCCGCTTCAACGAGATCGTCAAGCGCTACATGAAAGACAAGATGACGTTCAAGAAGGGCTGCTATGCTGCAACCATCACGAACACCGTAGAACTGGACCACATGGGCAGCATCATCCCGAAGGACGAGTACGAGGTGAAGCGGCTGACCAGCTATATGACCAGCAAGAAGATGAGCAACGACTATAAGAAGCACATGCAGGAACTGTGGACCCGTGTGTTGTTTGTGTGCGAGTCGACGAACCTGGTCGGTGCGACGGAGAATGCGGCGAACCAGAACTCGCGCCCTGGCACAGATGAGGAATTTATGTCCCTCATCTGGTactcctccttcttcacgACACTCATAGCGTTTGTTGTGACCCTCATCGTCTGGTGGTACCGCTACGGTCAGGCCCCGCAGTACGCGGAGTTCAAGTAA
- a CDS encoding hypothetical protein (TriTrypDB/GeneDB-style sysID: LpmP.04.0610), translating into MEPRRRPELTFAQARYVNTSHAATATLPVGCNFFASVSSGGSIAMNFLCVAVPVLALVMLILWVARFGVMCLEAQQMRHRATHWGTLPSYAEVQAVAAALRPKRQAQSQEAAEDTTPAAATAATEARDNMHCIICFSTVVDHPVELLPCGHQKFCAHCLVRIWQCSGMYRRLRCPLCRQPAELLCPVPVADSKPSVDDVLLLRKYNGGFCGTTKLSLLDRCVLRLRVMTHARLLPIVIGLRIVVLHVTMFTYILLPASLTEVTGVAQQPPQQTAQPRVPSSAFAAAYASAVHAFTAVVYTAATYADDLFLVAVSIILTGHLLQRALFKDLKP; encoded by the coding sequence ATGGAGCCCCGGCGGCGGCCGGAGCTGACGTTTGCACAGGCGAGGTACGTCAACACGTCTCACGCAGCGACCGCCACGCTTCCGGTCGGCTGCAACTTTTTCGCAAGCGTGTCAAGCGGCGGCTCCATCGCGATGAACTTTCTGTGCGTGGCAGTGCCGGTGTTAGCGTTGGTGATGCTCATTTTGTGGGTGGCGCGGTTCGGTGTCATGTGCCTCGAGGCACAACAGATGCGGCACCGCGCGACCCACTGGGGAACACTGCCGAGTTACGCCGAGGTGCAAGCCGTGGCGGCCGCCCTGCGGCCAAAGCGTCAAGCTCAGTCGCAGGAAGCAGCCGAGGATACtacgcctgctgcagccacagcagcaaccgaAGCTAGAGATAATATGCACTGCATCATCTGCTTCTCAACTGTCGTTGACCACCCCGTGGAACTGCTGCCGTGCGGTCATCAGAAGTTCTGCGCCCACTGTCTCGTGCGGATATGGCAGTGCTCTGGGATGTACCGGCGACTTCGGTGCCCGTTGTGCCGCCAGCCCGCAGAACTCCTGTGCCCCGTACCCGTTGCCGACTCGAAGCCCTCTGTCGATGATGTGTTGCTCTTGCGGAAATACAACGGCGGCTTCTGCGGCACGACGaagctgtcgctgctggaccGCTGTGtactgcggctgcgcgtcATGACGCACGCGCGTCTGCTGCCCATCGTTATCGGACTCCGCATCGTCGTTCTCCACGTCACCATGTTCACCTACATACTCTTGCCGGCAAGTCTGACTGAGGTCACTGGCgtcgcacagcagccgccacagcagacTGCTCAACCCCGCGTGCCCTCGTCAGCCTTCGCAGCCGCGTACGCCAGTGCCGTTCACGCCTTCACCGCCGTCGTGTACACCGCCGCGACGTACGCGGACGACCTCTTTCTCGTAGCGGTCAGTATCATTCTCACAGGCCACCTCCTGCAGAGGGCGCTATTCAAAGACCTCAAGCCCTAA